A window of the Gemmatimonadota bacterium genome harbors these coding sequences:
- a CDS encoding metalloregulator ArsR/SmtB family transcription factor — protein MKPAGRLDATFFALADPTRRAILARLAKGEAAVNELVAPFEMSQPAISKHLKVLERAGLVSVGYDGQRRPRRLEPEPLEAATEWIERHREVWEANYQRLDALLAELQAVSPARQKHESRRPRSGA, from the coding sequence ATGAAGCCTGCCGGGCGCCTCGACGCCACCTTCTTCGCCCTGGCGGACCCGACCCGTCGTGCGATCCTCGCGCGCCTCGCGAAGGGGGAAGCGGCCGTGAACGAGTTGGTGGCGCCATTCGAGATGAGCCAGCCGGCGATCTCGAAACATCTCAAGGTACTCGAGCGCGCGGGCCTCGTGTCGGTGGGATACGACGGACAGCGCCGCCCGCGCCGGCTCGAACCGGAGCCGCTCGAAGCCGCCACGGAGTGGATCGAGCGCCACCGGGAGGTCTGGGAAGCGAACTATCAGAGGCTCGACGCCCTGCTCGCGGAGCTCCAGGCCGTGTCGCCCGCGAGGCAGAAGCACGAGTCTCGCCGTCCCCGCTCAGGAGCCTGA
- a CDS encoding VOC family protein: MSKITPFLWFKVPLDEPIAYYRSIFKNFRLLHDSPQMASFAIEGQRFHALYGGRHHDFNDAVSFFIDCEDQEEVDYFWSRLSADGGAESRCGWLKDKYGLAWQVIPKALMQYLSDSDRARAERVTQAMLKMKKIDVPDLDRAAAAG; this comes from the coding sequence ATGTCGAAGATCACCCCCTTTCTCTGGTTCAAAGTCCCGCTCGACGAACCGATCGCGTACTACCGATCCATCTTCAAGAACTTCCGCTTGCTCCACGACTCGCCCCAGATGGCGTCCTTCGCGATCGAGGGCCAGCGGTTCCACGCCCTGTACGGCGGCCGCCATCACGACTTCAACGACGCGGTGTCCTTCTTCATCGACTGCGAGGACCAGGAGGAGGTGGACTACTTCTGGTCACGTCTCTCGGCAGACGGCGGTGCCGAGAGTCGGTGCGGCTGGCTGAAGGACAAGTACGGCCTCGCGTGGCAGGTCATCCCGAAGGCCCTGATGCAGTATCTCAGCGATTCCGACCGGGCCAGAGCCGAGCGCGTGACCCAGGCGATGCTGAAGATGAAGAAGATCGACGTGCCCGATCTCGACCGCGCCGCCGCGGCCGGCTGA
- a CDS encoding SRPBCC family protein — protein sequence MPTKPEGAQVSLPSDREVLVTRVFSAPRALVYTAYTTPDLVRRWLLGPPGWTMPVCEMDVRVGGKFRWLWKSEKDGSQFGFHGEFKELEVPALIRHTEIYDPGDVGGSMREAGEAMITVSFEERGGVTTLTTRMDFGSKEARDAAMATGMTDGMEMSYQLLDALLGERSAG from the coding sequence ATGCCGACGAAACCCGAAGGTGCCCAGGTGTCGCTTCCGAGCGACCGCGAAGTCCTCGTCACGCGCGTTTTTTCCGCGCCGCGTGCGCTCGTCTACACAGCCTACACGACGCCCGACTTGGTCCGAAGGTGGCTCCTGGGACCCCCTGGGTGGACGATGCCGGTCTGCGAGATGGATGTCCGCGTGGGAGGCAAGTTCCGGTGGCTCTGGAAGTCGGAGAAGGACGGGAGCCAGTTCGGCTTTCACGGGGAGTTCAAGGAGTTGGAAGTGCCCGCCCTGATCCGGCACACCGAGATCTACGATCCCGGCGACGTCGGAGGGAGCATGAGGGAGGCCGGCGAGGCGATGATCACGGTGTCCTTCGAGGAGCGAGGTGGCGTCACCACTCTCACGACGCGGATGGACTTCGGATCGAAGGAGGCGAGAGACGCCGCCATGGCGACCGGAATGACGGACGGGATGGAGATGAGCTACCAGCTCCTGGATGCGCTGCTAGGAGAGCGCTCGGCAGGCTGA